One segment of Clavelina lepadiformis chromosome 2, kaClaLepa1.1, whole genome shotgun sequence DNA contains the following:
- the LOC143446515 gene encoding uncharacterized protein LOC143446515 — protein MIKTVFFFLCSSSFVVFTYAQACGDWSLPVGGKCVGYCNRTCVLTGVCHSSAIGFTCLCSSAKSSCQELSTPENLKLTWASTTAATFAWDYVPDALGFSAKVRNGSWESPLYNTTVTLAGFSNLSPNSEYVIMVQAQETETYRVSRYSELPFRTVTSSPEAGTTNICESTDVSCAKGVDECSSSTTNTCHVEATCVDRPDGYSCLCNHFFVGNGTHCVGACDDNCVKPYRCFQSPFGSTCLCTTRGRKPGCQEPSSVPSGLHVVDKGQNHLVFGWRNLPSVHSYQAVLSSRHITSRYRSWSYVTMVPLVAFPYLKAGVQYQLSVSATNRIDGGPVAKIRATTADRIFHPIVTSSHIMATQFQVTVSMVPRVSNFSFSYYAVSVDRDYRQLLNTSRTDVNITGLLPNTLYDVIVDVTYHGQLTQSSPITVRTARACLRGDLPCDVNAFCSNVTYDCECGESYHGDGYDCASE, from the exons ATGATTAAAACGGTCTTTTTCTTCCTCTGTTCAAGCTCATTCGTTGTATTTACTTATGCGCAAG CTTGTGGTGATTGGTCGCTTCCAGTCGGCGGGAAATGCGTAG GTTATTGCAACCGAACTTGCGTTTTGACGGGTGTCTGCCACAGCAGTGCCATCGGCTTCACTTGTCTGTGTTCATCCGCCAAATCTAGTTGCCAAG AACTTTCAACTCCAGAAAATCTGAAGCTAACCTGGGCATCGACCACTGCCGCCACATTCGCCTGGGATTATGTCCCCGACGCTTTAGGCTTCTCGGCCAAGGTCAGAAATGGCAGCTGGGAAAGTCCCTTATACAATACCACCGTTACCTTGGCCGGATTCAGTAACCTCTCACCTAATTCCGAATACGTCATAATGGTGCAAGCGCAAGAGACGGAAACGTACAGAGTGAGCAGATATTCAGAGCTTCCGTTCCGAACAG TGACGTCATCACCAGAAGCAGGCACGACGAACATCTGTGAATCGACTGACGTCAGCTGTGCGAAGG GGGTGGACGAGTGCAGCAGCTCGACCACAAACACTTGCCACGTTGAAGCCACATGCGTAGACAGGCCAGATGGATACTCTTGCCTCTGTAACCACTTCTTCGTGGGAAATGGAACCCACTGCGTAG GGGCTTGTGACGACAACTGCGTGAAACCATATCGATGCTTCCAATCGCCTTTTGGATCCACCTGCTTATGCACCACTAGAGGTCGTAAACCAGGATGCCAAG AGCCCTCGAGCGTCCCCAGCGGTTTGCATGTGGTAGACAAGGGGCAGAACCATTTGGTGTTCGGGTGGAGGAACCTGCCCTCCGTGCATTCGTACCAGGCCGTCCTCTCATCTCGACATATAACGTCGCGGTACAGGAGCTGGTCTTACGTCACAATGGTGCCTCTGGTAGCGTTCCCCTACTTAAAAGCGGGGGTGCAATACCAGTTGTCGGTGTCTGCCACCAATAGGATTGACGGAGGTCCAGTCGCCAAAATTCGCGCTACCACTG CAGATAGAATTTTTCACccgattgtgacgtcatcacacATCATGGCGACCcagtttcaagtgacggtttCCATGGTACCCAGAGTATCCAACTTCAGCTTTTCTTATTACGCAG TATCTGTAGATCGCGACTACCGGCAACTACTCAACACATCTCGCACCGATGTGAACATCACCGGCCTCCTCCCCAATACcttgtatgacgtcattgtcgATGTCACCTACCATGGCCAGCTAACTCAAAGTTCACCAATCACAGTCCGTACCG CTCGAGCTTGTCTGCGCGGAGATCTGCCCTGTGACGTCAACGCATTCTGTTCTAACGTCACTTACGATTGTGAATGCGGGGAGAGTTACCATGGAGATGGATACGACTGCGCAAGTGAGTGA